In Cryptomeria japonica chromosome 10, Sugi_1.0, whole genome shotgun sequence, a genomic segment contains:
- the LOC131046270 gene encoding uncharacterized protein LOC131046270: MSRVLITSCIHRSPWISVSMYQRNLQHSKLVRTSIHMLQNRYYVQNSKNGENDKTADENQSPDAKVNPQSDPSQVKGASRNCQIRQRFSNWMQAVIKMVKPPVSPGPNTGSGPKHN; this comes from the exons ATGAGCCGAGTGTTAATAACCAGTTGCATTCACAGAAGCCCATGGATTTCTGTGTCAATGTATCAGAGAAACTTACAGCACTCAAAGCTGGTCAGAACAAGTATACACATGTTACAGAATAGATATTATGTACAGAACAGTAAAAATGGAGAAAATGATAAGACAGCAGATGAAAACCAGAGCCCAGATGCTAAAGTAAACCCGCAATCGG ATCCCAGTCAGGTTAAAGGTGCTTCCCGTAATTGTCAGATTCGCCAAAGGTTCAGTAAC TGGATGCAAGCTGTTATTAAGatggtgaagccaccagtctctCCAGGTCCTAACACAGGATCTGGTCCCAAACATAATTAG